Within Candidatus Zixiibacteriota bacterium, the genomic segment CGCACTCGCGCGGCAACACGGCCTCGTGATTCTCCTCGCCGCCGACGTTGATGAACTCGCCCGGCGTCTGGCGTTCGCTACTGATCGGCCGCTCCTCGCCGCCGGCGACGTTACTCGCCGCCTCGATGAACTCAGCCGCGAACGCGCTGCAGCCTACGCCGGCATCACCACTCGGGTTGATACCAAGGGGCAAACGGCCGCCGCTGTCGCGGGTCAGATCGTTGAACTCTATCATCGCTGGACTTCCGCCCATGCTCACTAAGTTCTCTCTCCATCCCGGTACCGCGCCAACGCCTGTCGTCTCCGGCTCCGGAATTCTGTCAGCCGAATTGGCATGCCTTCTTGCTGGAAGCGACAAGCCGACTGCCGTCTTCGTCGTTTGCGATGATCGGGTCTATCGCCTCCACCAACGCCCGCTCCGAACCGCCGTGCCCAAGTCCGCTCAATGGTTTCTGTTTAGGAGTGCCGAGTCCGCTAAATCCGAAACTTCGCTGCATCGGATCCTGACCTGGCTGCATCGGCTCCACGCTGACCGCCGCTCGCTGCTCCTCGCCATCGGCGGCGGTGTCGTCACCGACTTGGCCGGTCTCGCGGCCTCGCTCTATATGCGCGGAATTCCTTATGCCGCCGTGCCCACGACCCTGGTCTGCCAGGTGGATGCGGCCATCGGCGGCAAGACGGCCATCAATTTTCTCGGAGTCAAGAATATCGTCGGCGTGTTCTGCGCCCCCCGCATCGTTGTCTGCGACCACGACTTCCTGACCACTCTCACCGAACCGCAAGTGCGCGACGGCTTGGTCGAAGCCTTCAAGATCTTCTGCGTCCACGACTCCCGTCTCTGGCGCC encodes:
- a CDS encoding 3-dehydroquinate synthase, with the translated sequence MLTKFSLHPGTAPTPVVSGSGILSAELACLLAGSDKPTAVFVVCDDRVYRLHQRPLRTAVPKSAQWFLFRSAESAKSETSLHRILTWLHRLHADRRSLLLAIGGGVVTDLAGLAASLYMRGIPYAAVPTTLVCQVDAAIGGKTAINFLGVKNIVGVFCAPRIVVCDHDFLTTLTEPQVRDGLVEAFKIFCVHDSRLWRRFTQTHLSRAAAADFHRLIDAAVRLKTDIVNRDPFERDLRRILNFGHTAGHAYEALTGQSHGHSVAFGIQIALELSVRHAGLNEKDRDQCEAVFLALYSHFDFAGATPHRLWSKIQHDKKRQGDRIQFVLLKSCGNHRIRSVDYREFAAAVAAVKRRIA